The region GTCACGCTGGACACGGGCCTTGCGGACCGTGGGGGAAAGATGCTCGTCGTAGGCCAGTTCTAGGCCTTCAAGGCCCTGCCCCTCGGACCCGACAAAACCGATGAGTTGACCCGCCATGTGACCTTGAGGATAGGTGCGCAGGCTGTCCTTGACCAGATAGATACCGGGAAGGCCGAGCTCGCGAATCTGGACAGCTTGGCGATCGCCGATCTTACGGGCCAGCCAGACGAATCCAGTGTCCCGGTTCAGAAGACCGGCGAGATCCTTGACCGGACGGCCGAGGATCGGGGCCAGGGCCTTGGCGGCGGACTGCTTGTCCTCAACCTGGTATGGGCATGCCGAGATCGAGCGAATGTCCACGCTCTTGGCCAGAAGTCGTCCCTGACGATCGAAGATTTCTCCGCGGCGGCCTTTGATATCCTCCGAGGCCCAGTGCTGCCGCAAAGCCATATCGGCAAGGCGAGGGCCGTCCACGATCTGGATGACATAGGCTTTTGCCCACAAGGCCAGAAGGGCGAAAGACAGAAAGGTCCCGACGAAGAGTATCCTCGTTCGGGACGGGTCCTTGGTCTTTCCGGCTTTGGCGGCGTTCATGACGATCATGGCATCCTGTTCAGGGGGCCTGGTGAGGGAGATCCAGGACCCTCATGTTTTCAGGGTCGGCCGGTTTCAGACCCATCTTCCGGCCTGTTTCCCGCAATCTATAGGGAGACATGAGGTTGACCCGCTCGACTTCCAGCTTGGCCTTGAGGTCGGCCTGCTGGTCGTATCGTTGTTCCAGCCTCTTTAATTCATAGGCCGTATCCACGCCTTCGATGTTCACCCACACCGTGGCCAAGCCGAGGACCAGGGTCAGAAGACTGAGCATCACGATCCAGACCACGCTTCCGTCCTCGCCGTGAACCCGTTCGGCCACCCGGAGTTTGGCACTCCTGCTCCTGGGGTTGGCTTGCTGCTCCTCCAGGCCTGGAAGAATAGGCTTGGAGGTGCAGATCCGGAGAGTCCTTGCATGACCGCATCGGCAGACCGGGTCATGGGGTGGACAGATGCAGCCCTTGCTCTCACGCCGGAAGGCATGCTTGACCCGTCGATCCTCCAGGGAATGGAAGGAGATGACGGCCATCCGGGCTCCGGGATTCAAACGGGCCGGGATTCGGCCCAGAAATTTGTCGAGTTCGTCGAGTTCACGATTCACGGCAATGCGAAGAGCCTGGAAAGTCCGGGTCGCCGGGTGGTTTCTGGACTTGGCCCGAATCTTGGCCGGATAGGCTTTCAGGATCACTTCGGCCAGTTCCACGGTCGTTTCCAGGGGCCGGACCCTTCGGGCATCGACGATGGCCCTGGCGATGCGTCCGGCCAAGGGCTCCTCACCGTACTCGGCGATGATCCGCTTCAGTTCGTGCACCGGCGTCAAGTTTACTAGTCGACTGGCCGGAGCCAAGCCCGATGATGGGTCCATACGCATATCCAGGGGGCCGTTCTGCAGGAAGCTGAACCCGCGTTCAGCCTCGTCGAGCTGCATGGAGGAAACTCCGAGATCCAGAATCGCTCCATCCAGACTTCTCCAGCCTATCTCGGCCAGGACGTCCTCGAAATGGGCAAAGGACGCGTGGGCGAAGATAATCTGATCGCTAACATCGGCCAGATTCGACTGGGCCCGCTCCAGGGTTTTCAGGTCGCGGTCGATACCCAGGACCTCAGCCTCGCCATTGGCGGCCTCGATCAGCGCCCTGGTGTGGCCTCCCAGCCCCAGGGTCCCGTCCATGTACCGCCCTCCGGCTCGGGGGGCGATCCAGGACACGATCTGCTCAAGGAGAACTGGGATATGGGCCATGACGCTCCTCGGGCCGAAATTGTTCTCAACAAATGCCGTATTGTGGACACGCAGGGGATTCACCTCGGGCGCTGAGACTTCGCCCCGTTTGGATGAGGGGACGGCGTTTCCCCTGCGTGTCTCTGGAACTGTCTCGGGTCGGCTGTTCCAATCTTTCGTCCGTAACTGTCTCAGGCTATGCAAACGCCCACAGGGCGAGGGCATCAAAAATCCTCCGATCCGTCAGATTCGGAGGTCGATCCCGTTTTCGGCCAAATTGGTCATCATGTCATCGAAATTCTCCATGACTTCGAGCCGCTGAGCCTCAAACCGGTCCTTGTCCCAGATCTCGATCTTCCGGCCCACCCCGGCGACCACCACTTCCTTGTTGTTGAGGCCCGCGTAGTTTCTGAGATGTGGGGGAACCAGGATTCGGCCTTGCCTGTCCAAGGGGACCTCAACGGCTGCGGCGATGAAGAACCGATGGAATTTCCTGGCCCAATCCTTGGCCTGGTTGAGTTGGCCGAAGCTTTGCTCCAGAGCCTCCCATTCGGGGAGAGGGTATCCGAGGACGCACTGGTCGAAGTTGGTCAGGACCAACTTGCCGCCAGGGGACAGATCGAGAATTTCATCCCGGAATTCCGGAGGAAGACTCAAGCGTCCCTTGTCGTCCTGATTTCGGTATGAATGGCCCCTGAACATCGACGTCGACGACTCCTTTTTCCACTTTCAACCATTGTTTCCCACGATATTTTTCAGTCGTCCCACGAAAAGTCAAGGTGAATTTTCACATGTTTTGATTTCGGCGAAGAACAAGTTTTAAAGTAATTGCTAAAACTTACTATATTTCAGAATAGTTATAATATTTTTTTAAAAAAAATATTCCTAAGATTCTTTTTTTTCAGTATTTGAATCATGGCCAGTCAATCCTTTGAAAATTTATGTTTAATATATTAAAATTATAAAGATTTCTTTCATTTCTTGACGTGGTGGTAAATTGTGGGGAAAATTTTCGCGAAGCTCTTCGGCATGGCCGTAACACTCCCTTGCAAGTCGGTTTGAAGTGACCTACCAACACCCAAGCGGAGTGCCGTCCCGGAAGGCGTCGGCCAGGGAAGTGAATGCCTGTATTTCGAGGGGGAAAGAATGGAAGCGGTCTGCCTCTTGGGGAGCCCGAGGCGCGGAAACAGCGAACGGATGGCCTCCTGGCTGGTGCAGAGTTTGGCCGAAAGCGGTGTGTCCCTGACCACGCATCGTTTGGCTGGACTTGATTATTCCGGCTGCCGGGCCTGTTTCGGATGCAAGGGCAAAAGCGAGTCCTGTGTGGTCGAGGACGATCTGTTCGTGGTACTGGAAGATGTCCGCAGATGTCCGATTCTCGTTTTGGCCTCTCCAGTTTATTTCGGAGACGTCAGTGCCCAGATAAAGGGCTTCATCGACCGCTCCTTCTCCTTCCTGGTTCCAGATTATCCCACGGCCAAGAGGAAGACGAGGCTGACAGGAAAACGGTCGATGGTCATGCTTCTGTCCCAGGGCCACGGCAAAGCGGACCTGTTTGCCGACATCTTTCCCCGGTACGCCTATTTCTTCAAATGGCTTGGCTTTGAAGAGTGCCACATGGTCCGGGCCTGCGGGGTCTACGAGCCTGGGGCAGTGGATGGTCGCGACGATATCCGTCAGGAGTGTTCAAACCTGGCCGAAATCTTGGTCAAAGCCCATGGGGCCGGTGGCAGGTCCCTTCGGCCGGAGAGCTGAAGGTGCTCGATCTTTTGCGTATTCGCAATCTGGCCCTCATTGAGGATGCCGAACTTGAATTTCACCCGGGCCTGAACGTCCTGACGGGGGAATCCGGGGCTGGGAAATCCTTCATCCTCAGGGCGTTGGAGTTCATTCTCGGCCAGAGAATGGGAGCGGAGATGATCAGGTCCGGGGCCGAGAGGGCCTCGGTGGAGGCATTGTTCGTCTTCGACGGCCGAGAAATGGTCCTGTCGAGGGAGATGGCCGCGGACAGCGGTCGATCTCGGATCGTCATCGACGGTTCTCTAGGTTCACAGACTAGGGTTCAGGACCTGCGGCCCAGTCTCCTCCTTCACGCCGGCCAGCACGGCCAACAGCAGCTTCTCCGCCCTTCTTTCCACACCAGGATCGTGGACTCGTTTCTCCCGGACACAGGAGTGCTGGAGCGGTTTTCCGGACTTGTCCGTGAGGTCCAGGCATTGCGGGCCGAGCAGGCTTCCCTGGCCGAGCGGGTCAGAGACTTGGAGCGACAGCGGGAGTTTTTGGAGTACCAGTTGGCCGAGATCGAAAAGGTCGGCCCCAAGCTGGGCGAGGAAGAGGAACTTCTGGCCGAGCGCGAGCGGCTGAGGGCCGAGGAGAAGTCGGGGCGCGGCGTCGAGCGATGTCTGGAGCTGCTGCATGGAGTGGACACGCCCGGCCTTATTTCGCTGACCGAGGAATTGAGCCGGGAATTGGCAGGATTGGAGACCGTAGGCTGGAGCTTAGCCGAGAACGCGGCCCATCTCCAGGAAACGGTCCACGTCCTCAGGGATTTGGACCGGGAATTCAGGGCCTCCCCAGGGCGTCAGGATCCGGCCGTCAGACTGAACGACATCGAGGCCCGGCTTTGGGAGTTGACCCGGCTCCAGCGAAAGCTCAAGCGGTCTCTGGCCCAGATTGTGGATTTGGCCGCCGAGATCGAGGATAATATCTCGTTTCTGGACCGGAGTCGTCTGAAGGCCAAAGACATTGACCGACGTCTGGGCTCTCGGCTGGAGGAATTGGCCCAGGCTGCTCAGGACTTGGCCAAAGCCCGAACCCAGGCCTCCGGAGAGCTTCGTGGCCGACTGGAGAACAGTCTGAGGGAGCTGGGTTTTCCCGAGGGGGTCAGAATTGTTTTCGCGATGGAACCCCATCAGGTCGAGGAGGGGGTGGTGGAGGAGCGGCCGGTGATCCATTGGGTGCCGAATCCCGGCCAGGATCCTCAGCCCCTAGATCAGATCGCATCGGGCGGGGAGTTGTCGAGGTTTTTTCTGGCCCTGGTCGGGCTGTGGGGAGAGCGGGGCAGCCAGAGCCTGCTATTCGACGAGGTCGACGCCGGCATCGGCGGCATGACCTTGAATAAGGTCGGAAGGGCTATCAGGGCCCTGGCCGATCGGCAGCAGGTCATTCTGATTACCCATTGGCCGCAGTTGGCGGCCGGGGCCGACCGCCATTTCCGGATCGAGAAGACCGTGGCTTCCGGCGTGACCACGACCCGCTGCCTAGCCATGGATGAGTCCGAGCGTCTGGAGGAACTGGCCAGGATGGCCGGGGGCGGTGACAGGGGGCTGCGCATGGCCGGGGATCTTCTGCAGGAGGTGAGGGCATGACCGGGGGCGGGTGCTTCGATCTGACCGTGCGGGAACGGATCAGTTCTTCGGACGGCCTATTTCACAGTCTATGGCTGGAGGGGGCCAAGTGGTCGTACCAGCCCGGCCAGTTTCTGATGCTCAGACCAGACTGGGGGCTGGATCCGGTCTGGGCCAGGCCCTTTTCCATCTGCGACGTCAGCCCAAGGGGCCTGCGGGTGTTTTTTCAGACCGTGGGCAGGGGCACGGCCCAATTGGGTCGGATCGCTCCCGGGGAAGCGCTCACTGCCTGGGGTCCCCTGGGCCGGGGCTTCA is a window of Deltaproteobacteria bacterium DNA encoding:
- the rsmH gene encoding 16S rRNA (cytosine(1402)-N(4))-methyltransferase RsmH: MAHIPVLLEQIVSWIAPRAGGRYMDGTLGLGGHTRALIEAANGEAEVLGIDRDLKTLERAQSNLADVSDQIIFAHASFAHFEDVLAEIGWRSLDGAILDLGVSSMQLDEAERGFSFLQNGPLDMRMDPSSGLAPASRLVNLTPVHELKRIIAEYGEEPLAGRIARAIVDARRVRPLETTVELAEVILKAYPAKIRAKSRNHPATRTFQALRIAVNRELDELDKFLGRIPARLNPGARMAVISFHSLEDRRVKHAFRRESKGCICPPHDPVCRCGHARTLRICTSKPILPGLEEQQANPRSRSAKLRVAERVHGEDGSVVWIVMLSLLTLVLGLATVWVNIEGVDTAYELKRLEQRYDQQADLKAKLEVERVNLMSPYRLRETGRKMGLKPADPENMRVLDLPHQAP
- a CDS encoding DNA repair protein RecN, translated to MLDLLRIRNLALIEDAELEFHPGLNVLTGESGAGKSFILRALEFILGQRMGAEMIRSGAERASVEALFVFDGREMVLSREMAADSGRSRIVIDGSLGSQTRVQDLRPSLLLHAGQHGQQQLLRPSFHTRIVDSFLPDTGVLERFSGLVREVQALRAEQASLAERVRDLERQREFLEYQLAEIEKVGPKLGEEEELLAERERLRAEEKSGRGVERCLELLHGVDTPGLISLTEELSRELAGLETVGWSLAENAAHLQETVHVLRDLDREFRASPGRQDPAVRLNDIEARLWELTRLQRKLKRSLAQIVDLAAEIEDNISFLDRSRLKAKDIDRRLGSRLEELAQAAQDLAKARTQASGELRGRLENSLRELGFPEGVRIVFAMEPHQVEEGVVEERPVIHWVPNPGQDPQPLDQIASGGELSRFFLALVGLWGERGSQSLLFDEVDAGIGGMTLNKVGRAIRALADRQQVILITHWPQLAAGADRHFRIEKTVASGVTTTRCLAMDESERLEELARMAGGGDRGLRMAGDLLQEVRA
- the mraZ gene encoding division/cell wall cluster transcriptional repressor MraZ; its protein translation is MFRGHSYRNQDDKGRLSLPPEFRDEILDLSPGGKLVLTNFDQCVLGYPLPEWEALEQSFGQLNQAKDWARKFHRFFIAAAVEVPLDRQGRILVPPHLRNYAGLNNKEVVVAGVGRKIEIWDKDRFEAQRLEVMENFDDMMTNLAENGIDLRI
- a CDS encoding flavodoxin family protein; translated protein: MEAVCLLGSPRRGNSERMASWLVQSLAESGVSLTTHRLAGLDYSGCRACFGCKGKSESCVVEDDLFVVLEDVRRCPILVLASPVYFGDVSAQIKGFIDRSFSFLVPDYPTAKRKTRLTGKRSMVMLLSQGHGKADLFADIFPRYAYFFKWLGFEECHMVRACGVYEPGAVDGRDDIRQECSNLAEILVKAHGAGGRSLRPES